A genomic region of Bosea sp. 124 contains the following coding sequences:
- a CDS encoding MBL fold metallo-hydrolase, producing the protein MALLTAWLAPPPARAQADEPGCRPDMASLGLPIRRANLAKDEVRLTFVGHATFLIETPGGVKVATDYNDYVRPKLTPDIATMNKAHSTHNSRNPDPAIKQVLPGWDPTGAGPAKHDLTMGDLRVRNVPTNIRSYSGSTDFDGNSIFVFEIGELCIAHLGHLHHPLEPGHLRALGRVDVVLFPVDGSYTLDQEGMLDVLKSLQARVMIPMHFFGGGTLNRFLARSQDLWPVERREEPVITVTKAGLPAKPTVIVLPGH; encoded by the coding sequence ATGGCCTTGCTGACCGCCTGGCTGGCCCCCCCGCCCGCCCGCGCCCAAGCCGACGAACCCGGCTGCCGGCCCGACATGGCTTCGCTGGGGCTGCCGATCCGGCGCGCCAATCTGGCGAAGGACGAGGTCCGCCTCACCTTCGTCGGCCACGCCACCTTCCTGATCGAGACGCCGGGCGGCGTGAAGGTTGCGACCGACTACAACGACTATGTCCGGCCAAAGCTCACGCCCGACATCGCCACGATGAACAAGGCCCATTCGACCCATAATTCGCGCAACCCCGATCCCGCCATCAAGCAGGTGCTGCCGGGATGGGACCCGACGGGCGCGGGTCCGGCGAAGCACGACCTGACGATGGGCGACCTGCGCGTCCGCAACGTCCCGACCAATATCCGTTCCTATTCGGGATCGACCGATTTCGACGGCAACTCGATCTTCGTCTTCGAGATCGGCGAGCTCTGCATCGCCCATCTCGGCCATCTGCATCATCCGCTCGAGCCCGGCCATCTGCGCGCGCTCGGCCGCGTCGACGTCGTCCTGTTTCCTGTCGACGGCAGCTACACCCTCGACCAGGAGGGCATGCTCGACGTGCTGAAGTCCCTGCAGGCGCGGGTGATGATCCCGATGCATTTCTTCGGCGGCGGGACGCTGAACCGCTTCCTCGCGCGCTCGCAGGACCTCTGGCCGGTCGAGCGTCGCGAAGAGCCGGTGATCACAGTGACCAAGGCGGGGCTGCCAGCGAAGCCGACCGTGATCGTCCTGCCGGGCCACTGA
- a CDS encoding tripartite tricarboxylate transporter substrate binding protein, producing MKIIVKAALGAAMLLAAGPSWAFPDRPVQLIVPWAAGGGMDAVMRIFGAGFEAELKQPVNIVNRTGGGGLTGHTAIATATPDGYTIGGISPEISFFKTLGLGDITIDSVDSFSRVSLIPAGVTVKADSPMKTAADYIKAVKDNPKGTFMASGTGVGGSWHIASGGLLKAAGLSADAVRWVPSNGGAPALQDLASGGISVFTGSPIEAKAMLDAGRVRTILLMTEERHPNFPDVPSAKEAGLDWTYQNWFALAAPKGLPADRRKILFDAAERTMQRPEIRKAMADRGITPVWDKPAEFAAYAKTFTERGNGILKELGLAKE from the coding sequence ATGAAAATCATCGTGAAAGCCGCGCTTGGCGCGGCAATGCTGTTGGCCGCCGGCCCGTCCTGGGCCTTCCCTGACCGCCCGGTGCAGTTGATCGTGCCCTGGGCCGCCGGTGGTGGCATGGATGCGGTGATGCGGATCTTCGGCGCGGGCTTCGAAGCCGAGTTGAAGCAGCCGGTCAACATCGTCAACCGCACGGGCGGCGGCGGCCTCACCGGCCATACCGCGATCGCCACCGCGACGCCGGACGGCTACACCATCGGCGGCATCAGCCCCGAAATCTCCTTTTTCAAGACGCTCGGGCTCGGCGATATCACCATCGACAGCGTCGATTCCTTCTCGCGTGTCTCGCTCATCCCGGCCGGCGTCACGGTCAAGGCCGACAGCCCGATGAAGACGGCAGCCGACTACATCAAGGCGGTCAAGGACAACCCCAAGGGCACCTTCATGGCCTCGGGCACTGGCGTCGGCGGCTCCTGGCACATCGCCTCGGGCGGACTGCTGAAGGCGGCAGGGCTCTCGGCGGATGCGGTGCGCTGGGTGCCCAGCAATGGCGGAGCTCCGGCGCTGCAGGATCTCGCTTCTGGAGGCATCAGCGTCTTTACGGGGTCGCCGATCGAGGCCAAGGCGATGCTCGACGCCGGGCGCGTGCGGACCATCCTGCTGATGACCGAGGAGCGCCACCCCAACTTCCCGGACGTGCCGAGCGCCAAGGAGGCCGGGCTGGACTGGACCTACCAGAACTGGTTCGCGCTCGCCGCGCCCAAGGGCCTCCCAGCCGACCGGCGCAAGATCCTCTTCGACGCGGCCGAACGCACCATGCAGCGTCCCGAGATTCGCAAGGCGATGGCCGATCGCGGTATCACCCCGGTCTGGGACAAGCCCGCCGAATTTGCCGCCTATGCGAAGACCTTTACCGAGCGCGGCAACGGCATCCTCAAGGAGCTTGGCCTGGCCAAGGAGTGA
- the ettA gene encoding energy-dependent translational throttle protein EttA, which produces MSRQFIYHMRGLSKTYPGGKQILKDVHLSFYPDAKIGVLGVNGAGKSTLLKIMAGYDKEWTGEAWVAEGARVGYLPQEPKLDETLNVRDNVMLGVAPQKAIMDRYNDLAMNYSDETADEMTKLQDEIEAKGLWDLDSKVDQAMDALRCPPDDWEVSKLSGGERRRVALCKLLLEQPELLLLDEPTNHLDAETTAWLEGHLRTYPGAILIVTHDRYFLDNVTSWILELDRGQGIPYEGNYSAWSVQKQKRLAQEGREDVARQKTLEREQEWVLASPKARQAKSKARIQRYDELVQKANNKGPDGAQIIIPIAERLGNNVVDFENLSKGFQDKLLIDGLSFKLPPGGIVGVIGPNGAGKTTLFRMITGQDKPDSGTIKIGESVTLGYVDQSRDSLDDKKNVWEEISGGNDILYLGKREINSRAYCSTFNFKGGDQQKKVGSLSGGERNRVHLAKMLKAGSNVLLLDEPTNDLDVDTLRALEEALEDYAGCAVIISHDRWFLDRIATHILAFEGDSHVEWFEGNFADYEEDKKRRLGIDSTIPKRIQYKKFSR; this is translated from the coding sequence ATGTCCCGTCAGTTCATCTACCATATGCGCGGCCTGTCGAAGACCTATCCGGGCGGCAAGCAGATCCTCAAGGACGTGCACCTGTCCTTCTATCCCGACGCCAAGATCGGCGTGCTCGGCGTCAACGGCGCCGGCAAGTCGACGCTGCTCAAGATCATGGCCGGCTACGACAAGGAATGGACCGGCGAGGCCTGGGTCGCCGAGGGAGCCCGCGTCGGCTACCTGCCGCAGGAGCCCAAGCTCGACGAGACGCTGAACGTTCGTGACAACGTCATGCTCGGCGTCGCCCCGCAAAAGGCGATCATGGATCGCTACAACGATCTCGCCATGAACTATTCCGACGAGACCGCCGACGAGATGACCAAGCTGCAGGACGAGATCGAGGCCAAGGGCCTGTGGGATCTCGACTCCAAGGTCGACCAGGCGATGGATGCGCTGCGCTGTCCGCCCGACGACTGGGAGGTCTCCAAGCTTTCGGGCGGCGAGCGCCGCCGCGTCGCCTTGTGCAAGCTGCTGCTGGAGCAGCCCGAATTGCTGCTGCTCGACGAGCCGACCAACCATCTCGACGCTGAGACCACCGCCTGGCTCGAAGGCCATCTGCGGACCTATCCGGGCGCGATCCTGATCGTCACCCATGATCGCTACTTCCTGGACAACGTCACCAGTTGGATCCTCGAGCTCGATCGCGGCCAGGGCATTCCCTATGAGGGCAACTACTCGGCCTGGTCGGTGCAGAAGCAGAAGCGCCTGGCCCAGGAAGGCCGCGAGGACGTCGCCCGTCAGAAGACGCTGGAGCGCGAGCAGGAATGGGTGCTGGCGTCGCCAAAAGCCCGCCAGGCCAAGAGCAAGGCCCGTATCCAGCGCTATGACGAACTCGTGCAGAAGGCCAACAACAAGGGACCGGACGGCGCGCAAATCATCATCCCGATCGCCGAGCGGCTCGGCAACAACGTCGTCGATTTCGAGAACCTGTCGAAGGGTTTCCAGGACAAGCTGCTGATCGACGGTCTGAGCTTCAAGCTGCCGCCGGGCGGCATCGTCGGCGTGATCGGCCCCAACGGCGCCGGCAAGACCACGCTCTTCCGGATGATCACCGGCCAGGACAAGCCCGATTCCGGCACGATCAAGATCGGCGAGAGCGTGACGCTCGGCTATGTCGACCAGAGCCGCGACTCGCTCGACGACAAGAAGAACGTCTGGGAGGAGATCTCGGGCGGCAACGATATCCTCTATCTCGGCAAGCGCGAGATCAACTCACGCGCCTATTGCTCGACCTTCAACTTCAAGGGCGGCGACCAGCAGAAGAAGGTCGGCTCGCTCTCGGGTGGTGAGCGCAACCGCGTCCATCTCGCCAAGATGTTGAAGGCCGGTTCCAACGTCCTGCTGCTCGACGAACCGACCAACGATCTCGACGTCGATACGCTGCGGGCGCTGGAAGAGGCGCTGGAGGACTATGCCGGCTGCGCTGTGATCATCAGCCATGATCGCTGGTTCCTCGACCGGATCGCGACCCATATCCTCGCCTTCGAGGGCGACAGCCATGTCGAGTGGTTCGAGGGCAATTTCGCCGATTACGAGGAAGACAAGAAGCGCCGGCTGGGGATCGATTCCACCATCCCCAAGCGAATCCAGTACAAGAAGTTCTCGCGGTGA
- a CDS encoding alpha-hydroxy acid oxidase, translating into MAQPLTIEDLRILAKRRVPRMFYDYADSGAWTEGTYRANETDFQKIKLRQRVAVDMTNRTLESTMIGEKVSMPVAIAPTGMTGMQHADGEILAAKAAAKAGVPFTLSTMSICSLEDIASHVGNPFWFQLYVMKDRDFSARLIERAKRAGVSALVLTLDLQILGQRHKDIRNGLSAPPKPTLANLINLATKPRWCLKMLDTPRRSFGNIVGHVSGVADMSSLSSWTADQFDPKLDWDDVKRIKEQWGGKLILKGILDPEDAEMAAQSGADALIVSNHGGRQLDGALSSIEALPSIVDQVGNRIEVLFDGGIRSGQDVIKALALGAHGTFIGRAFLYGLGAMGEEGVTRCLDIIRKELDVTMALCGLRDVKDVDGRILLGGLEGAIKRFSAV; encoded by the coding sequence ATGGCCCAGCCCCTGACCATCGAAGACCTGCGCATTCTGGCGAAGCGCCGCGTACCGCGCATGTTCTACGACTACGCCGATTCAGGCGCCTGGACCGAGGGCACCTACCGCGCCAACGAAACCGATTTCCAGAAGATCAAGCTGCGCCAGCGCGTCGCGGTCGACATGACCAACCGCACGCTGGAATCGACCATGATCGGCGAGAAGGTTTCGATGCCGGTCGCGATTGCCCCCACGGGCATGACCGGCATGCAGCACGCCGACGGCGAGATTCTCGCCGCCAAGGCGGCAGCCAAAGCGGGCGTGCCCTTCACCCTCTCGACGATGAGCATCTGCTCGCTCGAGGACATCGCCAGCCATGTCGGCAATCCCTTCTGGTTCCAGCTCTATGTGATGAAGGATCGCGACTTCAGCGCCCGCCTGATCGAGCGGGCCAAGCGGGCCGGCGTCTCGGCTCTCGTCCTGACGCTTGACCTCCAGATCCTCGGCCAGCGCCACAAGGACATCCGCAACGGCCTCTCCGCACCGCCGAAGCCGACGCTCGCCAACCTGATCAACCTGGCCACCAAGCCACGCTGGTGCCTGAAGATGCTCGACACGCCACGGCGCAGCTTCGGCAACATCGTCGGTCACGTCTCGGGCGTCGCCGACATGTCCTCGCTCTCCTCATGGACCGCCGACCAGTTCGACCCCAAGCTGGATTGGGACGACGTCAAGCGCATCAAGGAGCAATGGGGCGGCAAGTTGATTCTGAAAGGCATCCTCGACCCCGAAGATGCTGAAATGGCAGCGCAAAGCGGCGCCGACGCACTGATCGTCTCCAACCATGGCGGCCGCCAGCTCGACGGCGCGCTGTCGTCCATCGAAGCGCTGCCATCGATCGTCGATCAGGTCGGCAACCGCATCGAGGTGCTGTTCGACGGCGGCATCCGCTCGGGCCAGGACGTCATCAAGGCGCTGGCACTGGGCGCGCACGGCACCTTCATCGGCCGCGCCTTCCTCTATGGTCTGGGCGCCATGGGCGAGGAAGGCGTGACCCGCTGCCTCGACATCATCCGCAAGGAGCTCGACGTCACCATGGCGCTCTGCGGGCTGAGGGATGTGAAGGATGTCGATGGGCGGATATTGCTGGGTGGGCTCGAAGGGGCAATCAAACGGTTTTCCGCCGTCTGA
- a CDS encoding YitT family protein, with amino-acid sequence MSQTAAPFASSTERHRLYEDALAILLGTLMVSIGIALFSKAMIMTGGAAGLALLLQYATGLEFGLLFSVINLPFYWLAFRRMGLGFTLRTFIAVGIVSLLVQATPLWLDIATVQPIYAALAGGSTMGLGLLALARHRTAIGGVNILALYLQEKHGWRAGWTQLAIDAGIFLGALFVLPLDRLAVSLIGTLVLNAVLGMNHKPGRYMGVS; translated from the coding sequence ATGTCGCAGACCGCCGCCCCTTTCGCCTCGTCGACGGAGCGGCACAGGCTCTACGAGGACGCGCTCGCGATCCTGCTCGGCACGCTGATGGTCTCGATCGGCATCGCGCTGTTCTCCAAGGCGATGATCATGACCGGCGGCGCGGCAGGACTCGCACTTCTGCTGCAATATGCGACCGGCCTCGAATTCGGCCTGCTCTTCTCGGTGATCAACCTGCCCTTCTACTGGCTCGCCTTCCGGCGCATGGGGCTGGGCTTCACACTGCGCACCTTCATCGCGGTCGGCATCGTCTCGCTGCTGGTGCAAGCGACGCCGCTCTGGCTCGACATCGCCACGGTCCAGCCGATCTACGCCGCGCTTGCCGGTGGCAGCACGATGGGGCTCGGCCTGCTCGCGCTCGCGCGCCACCGTACCGCGATCGGCGGCGTCAACATCCTCGCGCTCTACCTGCAGGAGAAGCACGGCTGGCGGGCCGGCTGGACCCAGCTCGCCATCGATGCCGGCATCTTCCTCGGCGCGCTGTTCGTCCTGCCGCTCGACAGGCTGGCGGTCTCGCTGATCGGCACGCTTGTGCTCAATGCGGTGCTCGGCATGAATCACAAGCCCGGGCGTTACATGGGCGTGTCCTGA
- a CDS encoding glycoside hydrolase family 3 N-terminal domain-containing protein, with product MTLRFAATLLACCLAAPAFAPSARAQQAAASQVAAPLAVGWKTGREAAAIERRIDGLLRQMTLEEKVGQLHLSGRGEGFDINQVKAGRMGAVMNFVVPAEVLAVQKAVRETRLKIPLIIGLDAVHGFSTYFPLPLGQAATWDPKLIEQAAYWTGREASAAGINWTFAPMVDISRDPRWGRVLEGAGEDAFLGSVVAAARTRGYQRGGVATSVKHFVGYGAAEAGRDYNSTWIPTSQLHDVFLPPFKASFEAGSMTAMAAFNALNGMPATAHRGMLTDLLRGQWGFKGFVTSDFGSITELRLHGIAKDDAEAARKALLAGIDMDMMGDVYHKHLAAEVKAGRVPMKALDEAVRRVLRVKFHLGLFNRPDVDPAAAPALMQTQAAREVALKAAQDGAMLLKNAGDTLPIGPSVTSVAVIGAMARPEDERVWTDPAGLGRRVVQALPEALKERLPADVAVTYEPAFTKACGTAFADKEAAIRAAAASDLVVAMLGEDCEFMGEGASRTHLGLPGVQQELLEALVATGKPVVLVLATGRPLVLTWADAHVAAILQTFHGGTEGRTAIADILTGKVNPSGRVPISFPRSVGQIPVYYDQLPTGRPQKIRQRYESIFMDEANEPLYPFGHGLSYTRFAYANARVSKPSMALNGTVEVSVDVTNSGSRDGQEVVQLYIRQPVASRSRPLRELKAFDKPMLRAGETRTLHFRLDAARLGAHDEEGRYKVDPGEVEIYLGGSSQISVMTQVLLTKS from the coding sequence ATGACCCTGCGGTTCGCCGCCACGCTTCTCGCCTGCTGCCTCGCCGCCCCGGCCTTCGCCCCGTCGGCCCGGGCCCAGCAGGCTGCGGCCTCACAGGTAGCGGCTCCGCTGGCGGTCGGCTGGAAGACCGGCCGCGAGGCCGCCGCGATCGAGCGGCGGATCGACGGGCTGCTGCGGCAGATGACGCTGGAGGAGAAGGTCGGGCAACTGCACCTGTCGGGGCGCGGCGAAGGCTTCGACATCAACCAGGTCAAGGCCGGCCGTATGGGGGCGGTGATGAACTTCGTCGTGCCGGCCGAGGTGCTTGCGGTGCAGAAGGCGGTTCGGGAGACGCGGCTGAAGATCCCGCTGATCATCGGGCTCGACGCCGTGCACGGTTTCTCGACCTATTTCCCGCTGCCGCTCGGCCAGGCGGCGACCTGGGATCCGAAGCTGATCGAGCAGGCCGCCTACTGGACCGGCCGCGAGGCCTCGGCCGCCGGCATCAACTGGACCTTTGCGCCGATGGTCGACATCTCGCGCGATCCGCGCTGGGGCCGGGTGCTCGAGGGCGCGGGCGAGGACGCCTTTCTCGGTTCGGTCGTCGCGGCGGCGCGCACCCGCGGCTACCAGCGTGGCGGCGTCGCGACCTCGGTCAAGCATTTCGTCGGCTATGGCGCGGCCGAGGCCGGGCGTGACTACAACTCGACCTGGATCCCCACGAGCCAGCTCCATGACGTCTTCCTGCCGCCGTTCAAGGCCTCGTTCGAGGCCGGCTCGATGACCGCGATGGCCGCCTTCAACGCGCTGAACGGCATGCCCGCGACGGCGCATCGCGGCATGCTGACCGACCTGCTGCGCGGCCAATGGGGCTTCAAGGGCTTCGTCACCTCAGATTTCGGCTCGATCACGGAGCTGCGCCTGCACGGCATCGCCAAGGACGATGCCGAGGCGGCGCGCAAGGCGCTGCTCGCCGGCATCGACATGGACATGATGGGCGACGTCTACCACAAACACCTGGCCGCCGAGGTCAAGGCCGGGCGCGTGCCGATGAAGGCGCTGGACGAGGCGGTGCGGCGAGTGCTGCGGGTCAAGTTCCATCTCGGCCTGTTCAATCGCCCGGATGTCGATCCTGCCGCGGCGCCGGCCCTGATGCAGACGCAGGCCGCGCGCGAGGTCGCGCTGAAGGCCGCGCAGGATGGGGCGATGCTGCTCAAGAACGCGGGCGACACGCTGCCGATCGGGCCTTCCGTCACATCGGTCGCGGTGATCGGCGCGATGGCGCGGCCGGAGGACGAGCGCGTCTGGACCGACCCGGCCGGGCTGGGGCGCCGCGTCGTGCAGGCTCTGCCCGAGGCGCTGAAGGAGCGGCTTCCGGCTGATGTCGCCGTCACCTATGAGCCTGCCTTCACCAAGGCCTGCGGCACCGCATTCGCCGACAAGGAGGCGGCGATCCGGGCGGCTGCGGCCAGCGATCTCGTCGTCGCCATGCTGGGCGAGGATTGCGAGTTCATGGGAGAGGGCGCCTCGCGTACCCATCTCGGATTGCCGGGCGTACAGCAGGAGCTGCTGGAGGCGCTGGTCGCGACGGGCAAGCCGGTGGTGCTGGTGCTGGCGACGGGGCGGCCGCTGGTGCTGACCTGGGCCGACGCGCATGTCGCGGCGATCCTGCAGACCTTCCATGGCGGCACCGAAGGGCGCACCGCCATCGCCGACATCCTGACGGGCAAGGTCAATCCGTCTGGCCGGGTGCCGATTAGCTTCCCGCGCTCGGTCGGGCAGATCCCGGTCTATTACGACCAGCTTCCGACGGGGCGGCCGCAAAAGATCCGCCAGCGCTATGAATCGATCTTCATGGATGAGGCCAACGAGCCGCTCTACCCCTTCGGCCACGGACTTTCCTATACCCGCTTCGCTTATGCCAATGCGCGCGTCTCGAAGCCGAGCATGGCGCTGAACGGCACGGTCGAGGTCTCGGTCGACGTCACCAATAGCGGGTCCCGCGACGGGCAGGAGGTCGTGCAGCTCTATATCCGCCAGCCGGTCGCCAGCCGCTCGCGACCGCTGCGCGAACTGAAGGCGTTCGACAAGCCGATGCTGCGGGCCGGCGAGACGCGCACGCTGCACTTCCGGCTCGATGCGGCGCGGCTTGGTGCCCATGACGAGGAGGGTCGTTACAAGGTCGATCCCGGCGAGGTCGAGATATATCTCGGTGGTTCGTCTCAAATCTCGGTGATGACGCAAGTGCTTCTGACCAAGTCTTGA
- a CDS encoding cold-shock protein, which yields MATGTVKWFNTEKGFGFIQPADGGKDVFVHITAVKEAGLMTLTEGQKVSFELKTERGKTAAGSLQLM from the coding sequence ATGGCGACCGGAACCGTCAAGTGGTTCAATACTGAGAAGGGCTTTGGTTTCATTCAACCTGCCGATGGTGGCAAGGATGTGTTCGTGCACATCACTGCCGTAAAGGAAGCGGGGCTGATGACGCTGACAGAAGGGCAGAAGGTCTCGTTCGAGCTCAAGACCGAACGTGGCAAGACGGCGGCGGGTTCGCTGCAGTTGATGTGA